A single Calditerrivibrio sp. DNA region contains:
- a CDS encoding NFACT RNA binding domain-containing protein — MDGLLLFKFINFLKKKNIESLNKVLLNHNMLCLIFYVRSEKIYLVFDVSYGWIFFKKEFDGKEIFSKVNSSKIVEIKQKGYDRLFYIKVAKQKISGDYEVYKLVFEVVGGNSNFFILDEKNIILFNLTGKNIDADRVINIGTKYQPFKSNKRFSLDNTGNEKDFSKYEGFYKKTTDFANKLVEVVGDFDDAVDLMKLYLHEDTIYLDEFGKAYPFNLTGDLLAVKIDEYIPPTSTNESKDAQQLLKQIKNKISQKLSTLSKVEKELEAAECFQHFLDQAEMIKNNLYRIDEALKSGEFFMFDEELIYKVKLELEVKVPIQKYIEELYNEGKRLERALPIIQKRITSVKQEIDYLNELIYFIENGLIDHNAVNSILKPSQKKEKIPITRAKNYYKYRSNDWILLVGKNSLGNDEILKLSDKDDLWFHVKDAPSSHVVLKITNSVPTDDLIKTVCSITAFFSKFKSEKNVLVDWTEKRYVRKVKGGAPGFVIYDRFKTMAVSPTAPEDLGFYREDIR; from the coding sequence ATGGATGGTTTATTGTTGTTCAAATTTATAAATTTTTTGAAGAAAAAAAATATAGAAAGTTTAAACAAGGTGCTTTTAAACCATAATATGCTCTGTCTAATATTTTATGTACGTTCAGAGAAGATTTATTTGGTTTTTGATGTTTCTTATGGGTGGATTTTTTTTAAAAAAGAGTTTGATGGTAAAGAGATATTTTCTAAAGTCAATTCCTCAAAGATAGTTGAAATAAAGCAGAAGGGTTATGATAGACTATTCTATATCAAGGTTGCAAAGCAGAAGATTTCTGGAGATTATGAGGTCTATAAATTGGTGTTTGAAGTGGTAGGTGGGAACTCCAATTTTTTTATTTTAGATGAAAAAAATATAATTTTATTCAATTTAACCGGAAAAAATATTGATGCAGACAGGGTGATAAATATTGGCACAAAATATCAACCTTTTAAGTCAAACAAAAGATTTAGTCTTGATAACACTGGTAATGAAAAAGATTTTAGTAAGTATGAAGGTTTTTACAAGAAAACTACAGATTTTGCTAATAAATTAGTGGAAGTGGTGGGGGATTTTGATGATGCTGTTGATTTGATGAAGTTGTATCTACATGAAGATACAATTTATCTGGATGAATTTGGCAAAGCCTATCCCTTTAATCTTACAGGGGATTTATTGGCTGTAAAAATAGATGAGTACATACCGCCTACTTCTACGAATGAGTCAAAAGATGCTCAACAACTTTTAAAACAGATAAAAAATAAGATCTCGCAAAAATTGTCTACCTTATCGAAGGTAGAGAAGGAGCTGGAAGCAGCAGAATGTTTTCAACATTTTCTTGATCAAGCTGAAATGATAAAAAATAATCTATATAGGATAGATGAGGCTTTAAAGAGCGGTGAATTTTTCATGTTTGATGAGGAGTTAATCTATAAAGTTAAGCTAGAACTTGAAGTGAAAGTCCCTATTCAAAAATACATTGAAGAGCTCTATAATGAAGGGAAAAGACTTGAGAGAGCCTTACCGATAATTCAAAAGAGGATAACATCAGTAAAACAGGAAATAGATTATTTAAATGAGTTAATCTACTTCATTGAAAATGGCCTAATAGATCATAATGCTGTTAATTCCATTTTAAAACCATCACAAAAGAAGGAGAAAATCCCTATTACAAGAGCAAAAAATTACTACAAATATAGAAGCAATGATTGGATACTTTTAGTTGGTAAAAATAGTTTGGGTAATGATGAAATATTAAAATTATCGGATAAGGATGATTTATGGTTTCATGTAAAAGATGCACCTTCTTCCCATGTGGTTCTCAAAATCACTAACAGTGTACCTACGGATGATTTAATAAAAACTGTGTGTAGTATTACTGCTTTTTTTAGTAAGTTTAAGAGTGAAAAAAATGTTCTTGTAGATTGGACTGAGAAGAGGTATGTTAGAAAAGTTAAAGGTGGAGCACCTGGTTTTGTAATATATGATAGGTTTAAAACAATGGCAGTTTCACCTACAGCACCAGAGGACTTGGGTTTTTATAGGGAGGATATTAGGTGA